From Helicobacter anatolicus:
AATAGCGATATTAAAAAAGCTCGTGATTTTTACGAAAAAGGAGAATTTAAACAAGCAAAAAAATATTATTCTAGAGCTTGTAATAAAGGTATCATGTTGGGATGCAGTGGTCTTGGGACGCTTTATGAAAGAGGGCTTGATGTAGAACAAGATCTCAAAAAAGCTAAACAATATTATGATTTTGCTTGCAAAAGAGGAGATTCTTTTGGTTGTTTTCATGCAAGACTTTTTGAAATTGGTCCAAAAGCAGAAGAGTATTATGAGGTTATGTGCGATAATTTGGATGCAACTTCTTGTTTTAGACTAGCAGATTTATATTATAAAGGACTTGGTGTTCCAAAAAATTTTCAAGATGCCGCATTTTATTATCAAAAGGCCTGTAGCCTTTATGATGCATCTGCTTGTTTTAATTTGGGTGTACTTTATGAAATTGGTGGTGATAAAGTTAAACAAAGCGCAGAAATTGCATTGGCTTATTTCTTTTTGGCAAAAAACTATTTTGAAAAGGAGTGCTATCAGGGCAATAAAAACTCTTGCAAAATCCTAAATCTTATAAAATCATTTTATGAATAAAACTTTTTCTAAGCAAAAGTTTTATTTTTTAATAATCCTAATATTGTGTCGTCCGATCCTTATCTTTCTACTACTCTTGTTATACCATTTATTTTTATAATCCCTATTATTAAACTTTTATAATATCTTGTTGCTACATTTAGCCATGTCACCATGTGCTTTATCTTTGCCACAATGCTACAATCTTCAAATTTAACAAAAATGCTAAGTTTAGAATCTAAAAAACACAATGACTAAATATATAAAAATAAATATAAAACTAAAGAGAAATAAAGTGGTAAGTCGATGTGTGCCAAAAGTTCAAGTCTTTTGGCCAAAAATTAAATTTTAAAAGGATTTTCTACAACGTGTTTTCTATCCACAATATAAGGAATAAGTGCCATATGTCTTGCTCTCTTAATAGCAATTTCAACACGCTCCTGCCATTTTTTAGTATTTCCTGTCAATCTTCTTGGCATAATTTTATAACGCTCTGATAAAGAATGCTTTAACATTTCCACATCTTTATAATCAATAAACTCAATTTTTGCTTCTGTATATTTACAATATCTTTTTGAATATTTTTTTCTTTCCATTTCCTACTCCTTAAAAAGGTAATTCATCTTCATCAATATCTATTTCCGGTACACTATGTACATAATCTTTTTGTGATTGCTGCTTTGCATACCCATTATTATCATTTGCACTAGAATATGTTGCAGAAACATTAGTGTCATTATAATTATTACTGGTCATCGGGGCAGAGGCACTATAACCTTCTGTTGCACCACCATTCTTAGAATCCAGCATACTTAAACCTTCTGCTGCAATAGTGTGTCTGCTTCTTTTGTTTCCCATTTGATCTGTCCAGGTTTCATAAGTCAACCTACCTTCTATCAAAACCCTGCTTCCTTTGCGCAAATACTGATTTGCTACTTCAGCGGTTCTGCCAAAAAGTTTCACATCAATAAAACAAGTATCATCTGCTAAACTTCCATCTTGTTTTTTATATCTACGATTGCTTGCCAGACCAATTGTGGCAACTGCCGCACCACTGGGTGTATAACGTAATTCTACATCACGTGTCAAATTTCCAATCATCACTACTCTATTAAACATATTCCAACCTATCCTGCTTATTGTACAGTCTCTTCAGCCTTTGTTTCTATTTTTTGTACTTTAACTTCAGGTTTTTTATTTGCCCGATCTACAAGAGTTTGCCAAGCTTTTTGCTCTTTTTTACTCTCATATTTAATCACGATAAAACGCAAAATATCTTCATTAATTCTATAAAGTCTCTCAAGCTCCAATACCAAACTCGGCTCTGCTTGAAAATAAATTACAAAATAATAACCACGCTTACTTTTTTTAATCTCATAAGCAAGGTTTCTCATCCCCATATCCAAACAAGTTACGATGTTACCACCATTTTTTGTGATAATATCTTTAAAAAAATCAATTTTTGCTTTGATTTCTTCTTCTACTAAAGTAGGTTTTACAATAAACATTGTTTCATAATGTCGCATTTTTTCTCCTTATGGTCTATAGCCCTTATATCCTAAGAGCAAGGATTCTTTCTTTAACTTTCAGAAAAGAACTTTGCATTCTATCATAAATTTGCTTGTAAATTTATTAAAAAACGCATGCCCGCTTCTTTCTCTCCACTTAAATATGTATTCCGCCAAGTGCGCAACCCCTCAAAAATTTTTTGAAATTGCTTTTCTTTAATTTTAATTGCACGATTAATATATTTATCCACAATAAATTTCGGGGGTTGATAACCCAAAATTTCCTTAGCATCACATCTCCCATTAATTTTGATAAAAACACAAAACATAAACAAAATATAAAAATAACGCTCTATTTCCCTAATCATATCCATCTCATCCTCTCCTTCCTCAAGTATCTTTTCATAAACTACCAATATATCTTTGTTTTCAAAAATACTATCTAAAAGATTCTCAAGCCCCACACTCCCCAATCCAAAAGAAAGTTTTTGCAAAATTTCCATTGTAATTTCTTCATCAAAAACTTGATATTTTTCCAACTCCCCCATTGCAATTCCCAAATCATTATTTTGCAATTGCAATAAACTTTGTAATAAATAATCCGCAATTCTTATCCCCAATTCC
This genomic window contains:
- the rpsR gene encoding 30S ribosomal protein S18, which codes for MERKKYSKRYCKYTEAKIEFIDYKDVEMLKHSLSERYKIMPRRLTGNTKKWQERVEIAIKRARHMALIPYIVDRKHVVENPFKI
- the rpsF gene encoding 30S ribosomal protein S6, whose product is MRHYETMFIVKPTLVEEEIKAKIDFFKDIITKNGGNIVTCLDMGMRNLAYEIKKSKRGYYFVIYFQAEPSLVLELERLYRINEDILRFIVIKYESKKEQKAWQTLVDRANKKPEVKVQKIETKAEETVQ
- a CDS encoding tetratricopeptide repeat protein, with translation MKQIIFLLISLSFVFGGDLNSDIKKARDFYEKGEFKQAKKYYSRACNKGIMLGCSGLGTLYERGLDVEQDLKKAKQYYDFACKRGDSFGCFHARLFEIGPKAEEYYEVMCDNLDATSCFRLADLYYKGLGVPKNFQDAAFYYQKACSLYDASACFNLGVLYEIGGDKVKQSAEIALAYFFLAKNYFEKECYQGNKNSCKILNLIKSFYE
- a CDS encoding single-stranded DNA-binding protein, producing MFNRVVMIGNLTRDVELRYTPSGAAVATIGLASNRRYKKQDGSLADDTCFIDVKLFGRTAEVANQYLRKGSRVLIEGRLTYETWTDQMGNKRSRHTIAAEGLSMLDSKNGGATEGYSASAPMTSNNYNDTNVSATYSSANDNNGYAKQQSQKDYVHSVPEIDIDEDELPF
- the holA gene encoding DNA polymerase III subunit delta, giving the protein MYKRDFDILLQKELPQGMLFYGDSEFYINFYTKKILDRMPGASINTFYFSDYNISQVLDILGQGSLFGDKSIVVLKLDSKIPKKEVEALYKCLKNNPDNMLIINFFRSENKSPVQYAQDFRSFGAMFRKEGFVDVQFFAPTMMESIILLRQKAEELGIRIADYLLQSLLQLQNNDLGIAMGELEKYQVFDEEITMEILQKLSFGLGSVGLENLLDSIFENKDILVVYEKILEEGEDEMDMIREIERYFYILFMFCVFIKINGRCDAKEILGYQPPKFIVDKYINRAIKIKEKQFQKIFEGLRTWRNTYLSGEKEAGMRFLINLQANL